From the genome of Eublepharis macularius isolate TG4126 chromosome 12, MPM_Emac_v1.0, whole genome shotgun sequence, one region includes:
- the NLRC3 gene encoding NLR family CARD domain-containing protein 3 → MDERMVPKHMETLQTWCGASTDLGPLERLTNLLLVEGLTDLQQKQHDFVQIEATKGTAHMSKKISLEKLFLPLSRFSIPPRILVTVGIAGIGKSTLVKLFVHTWAKGEMGTDFEFVLPLTFRELNSYDRLSAERLIRLGSPHLTESSFLSVGTRRTLLILDGLDEFKTPLDFSDTIICMDLQKEIQVDYLITNIIRGNLLQEVNVWITSRPTAASQIPGGLVDRMTEIQGFGDAEIKVFLDRLFVENQNLSDSVRDHLKVNRSLYALCAVPSFCHICGSSVGHVLKSTDGSLEASALPKTLSEIYSHYFKMVLFSDGQAKQKDAPRIEQVVNNNSKKMMNCLGRLAFYSLIKRKYVFYEQDMKTYGIDLSSLHIGLCNRLLLKEETPLSSVYYFPHLTFQEFLAATYYYASAKRALFDLFVESGMSWPKLGFLNHFKNAILRSLQSEDGHLDVFVRFLAGLLSPQVNKALSDWLLVRDEHHSYRSQVVGMLQNLLSVDRAVSCKTVNLMRCLHELQQADVAAHVEEALKNESLAGMLTPLNCSALAYLLQTSEICREEANLSSCLSHHTFQSLLSQLLYCSNLRLDNNQFKDSAMDLLGSVLSGKDCQIQKISLAENQIGNKGAKALARSLMVNRSLLALDLRSNSIGPQGAKALADSLKINQYLLSLNLQCNAIKEDGTKSLAEALINNHTLMTLHLQKNCVGPQGSKKLAEALKKNGGLKELILSGNCIGDAGAAALAEGLKVNQTLFTLDLQSNSISDVGVTALTRALCSNRGLISLNLRENSVSKEGACEIARALRENSTLRNLDLTANLLHDQGVQAIALALKENQTLASLHLQWNFLQSKAAEALSQALQVNKSLATLDLQENAIGDEGLTALASALKVNSTLTALYLQVVMVGERGARALAEALVTNQSLATLDLRGNAIGLAGAKAMANALKVNCALRRVNLQENSLGVDGGICLATALSRSHGLTYINLQGNQIGESGAKVIADTIRANAPECIVEM, encoded by the exons ATGGATG AGCGGATGGTGCCGAAGCACATGGAAACTCTTCAAACCTGGTGTGGCGCTAGCACAGACCTTGGCCCCTTGGAGAGACTGACCAATCTCCTTCTGGTGGAAGGGCTGACCGACCTCCAGCAAAAACAGCATGATTTTGTACAGATCGAAGCCACCAAAGGCACGGCCCACATGTCAAAGAAGATCTCATTGGAGAAACTCTTCCTGCCTTTGTCCAGATTCAGCATCCCTCCACGCATCTTGGTGACTGTTGGAATTGCTGGCATTGGCAAGAGCACGTTGGTAAAGCTGTTTGTCCATACTTGGGCCAAGGGAGAGATGGGTACAGACTTTGAATTTGTGCTGCCTCTGACTTTCCGAGAACTGAACTCTTATGACAGACTTTCAGCGGAGAGGCTGATCCGGCTGGGCTCTCCCCATTTAACGGAATCAAGCTTTCTCTCAGTGGGTACTCGCAGGACCCTTCTTATTCTGGACGGTCTGGATGAATTTAAGACACCACTGGATTTTTCGGACACGATCATTTGCATGGACCTCCAGAAGGAGATCCAAGTGGACTACTTGATCACCAACATAATCAGAGGCAACCTTCTACAAGAGGTTAACGTGTGGATCACTTCTCGGcctacagcagccagccagatcCCAGGTGGACTGGTGGACCGGATGACTGAAATCCAAGGGTTTGGAGATGCAGAGATCAAAGTCTTCTTGGATCGCTTGTTTGTTGAAAACCAAAACCTCTCCGATAGCGTGAGGGATCATCTCAAGGTCAACAGATCTTTGTATGCTCTTTGTGCCGTGCCGTCGTTTTGCCACATCTGTGGCTCTTCTGTGGGCCACGTTCTAAAGAGCACTGACGGCTCTCTGGAAGCATCAGCACTTCCTAAGACTTTGTCTGAAATTTATTCCCACTACTTTAAAATGGTGCTGTTTAGCGATGGGCAAGCTAAACAGAAGGATGCCCCCAGGATAGAACAGGTGGTGAATAATAATAGCAAGAAAATGATGAACTGCCTAGGCAGGTTGGCGTTTTACAGTCTGATCAAGAGGAAGTACGTCTTCTATGAACAGGACATGAAGACGTACGGCATCGACCTGTCTTCCCTGCACATCGGTTTGTGCAATAGGCTGCTTCTTAAGGAAGAGACACCCTTGTCGTCCGTGTACTATTTCCCTCATTTGACGTTCCAAGAATTTCTGGCTGCCACTTATTACTACGCCTCAGCAAAACGGGCCCTTTTCGATCTCTTTGTCGAGAGTGGCATGTCTTGGCCCAAGCTGGGCTTCCTCAACCACTTCAAGAATGCCATCCTGCGGTCGCTGCAGTCCGAGGACGGACATTTAGATGTCTTCGTGCGGTTCCTTGCTGGCCTCCTCTCCCCGCAAGTGAACAAAGCCCTGTCTGATTGGCTGCTGGTGAGGGACGAGCATCACAGCTACAGAAGCCAGGTCGTTGGCATGCTTCAGAACCTGCTCAGCGTGGATCGAGCCGTCTCCTGCAAGACGGTGAACCTCATGCGATGCTTGCATGAGCTCCAACAAGCGGACGTTGCCGCCCATGTAGAGGAAGCTTTAAAAAACGAGAGCCTGGCTGGGATGTTAACGCCGCTCAATTGCTCTGCCTTGGCTTATCTCCTGCAGACTTCCGAGATCTGCAGGGAAGAGGCCAATTTGTCCAGCTGCCTCAGTCACCACACCTTCCAAAGCCTCCTGTCTCAGCTCCTTTACTGTAGTAATCTCAG GTTGGACAACAACCAGTTTAAAGACAGTGCCATGGACCTGCTGGGCAGCGTTTTGAGTGGAAAGGATTGTCAGATTCAGAAGATCAG CTTGGCAGAAAACCAGATTGGTAACAAAGGAGCCAAAGCACTTGCTAGATCCCTGATGGTCAACAGGAGTCTACTGGCCCTGGA TCTTCGGAGCAATTCCATAGGACCTCAGGGAGCAAAAGCGCTTGCCGATTCATTGAAAATCAACCAATATTTGCTTTCTTTAAA CCTCCAGTGTAATGCGATCAAGGAAGATGGCACAAAATCCCTGGCTGAGGCTCTCATCAACAATCACACACTGATGACTTTGCA CCTCCAGAAGAACTGCGTTGGACCCCAAGGTTCCAAGAAACTTGCAGAGGCACTGAAGAAAAACGGGGGCCTCAAGGAGCTAAT ACTCTCCGGTAACTGCATTGGAGATGCTGGTGCAGCAGCCCTGGCAGAAGGACTGAAGGTGAATCAGACACTTTTCACTCTGGA TCTCCAGAGCAACTCCATCAGTGATGTGGGGGTGACTGCGCTCACACGTGCCCTCTGCTCCAACCGAGGTCTCATTAGTCTCAA TCTGCGGGAAAACTCCGTTAGCAAGGAGGGAGCTTGTGAGATCGCCCGTGCCCTTCGAGAAAACAGCACACTGAGAAATTTAGA CTTGACTGCCAACCTGCTCCATGATCAAGGTGTCCAGGCCATCGCGCTGGCGCTGAAGGAAAACCAGACACTCGCTTCCCTGCA TTTGCAGTGGAACTTCCTTCAGTCCAAAGCTGCGGAGGCCCTGAGCCAAGCACTGCAGGTCAACAAGAGCCTCGCCACCCTGGA TTTACAGGAGAATGCCATTGGAGATGAAGGTCTGACTGCCTTGGCCTCTGCCCTGAAGGTGAATTCCACACTCACTGCTCTCTA TCTTCAGGTGGTGATGGTTGGTGAGAGAGGAGCCAGGGCCCTGGCAGAGGCCTTGGTGACGAACCAGAGCCTTGCAACTCTGGA CTTGAGAGGGAATGCCATCGGTTTGGCAGGGgccaaggcaatggccaatgccTTGAAAGTGAACTGCGCCCTCCGCAGGGTCAA CCTCCAGGAAAATTCCCTTGGTGTGGATGGAGGCATCTGCCTCGCCACTGCCCTATCGAGAAGCCACGGCCTCACATACATCAA ctTACAAGGCAACCAGATAGGTGAATCGGGAGCCAAGGTGATTGCTGACACCATCCGCGCAAACGCTCCTGAGTGCATAGTGGAGATGTGA